ACCCCAAGAAGTCTGCTCTGATCGCTTGACTTGGTCGCCCCTCTCTACTGGTGAGCTCTGCATGGTTGCTTCCTGATTCCTGCCCAAGGGTGGGTATCTGGTCTCTGCCTTTGATGTCTACTCATCACACCCCCCTCTCCTGGCCTCTCTGACCACCCCCAGGTCTCCTCGAACTCCACCAGCAGAGTATTCACAACCCTGGTCTTGTGTGATAAGCCCTTGTCCCAGGACCCACAGGACAGGGGGCCAGCCACTGCAGAGGTGGCTTATCCAGATGACCTCGTGGGATTCAAGCTGTTCCTGCCTGAAGGTGAGAGTGTGGCAGATGTCTGTTTTCTGCCAGCAGTATAAGCAGGATGCCTGGGTCCATGGCAATGTCTGCCCTGCTCTCCCCTTTTCACAGGGCCTTGTGACCACACCGTGGTCAAGCTCCAGCCAGGAGATATGGCTGCCATCACCACCAAGGTGCTCCGGGTGAATGGGGAGAAGATCTTGGAGGACTTCAGCAAGAGGCAGCAGCCAAAATTCAAGTCAGAGATGCTAGGGAGGCCCTTCTCCTCCAGAGGGGCATGTAGAGGCAGGGAGGGGCAGTGGTCTGGGAGTTTCCCCCAGCCTGAGGGAGACCATGAAGTGGTGGGGTTGTAGTGAGGGGGCTCCCCCAGCCTAAGGGAGACTGTGAAGTGGGGGTTGTAGTAAGAGGGCTCCCACAGCCTGAGGGGGGCTTCTGTGGGAGAGAAGATCTTACCCCAGATCTTAAGATCTGCTCCCTCttcaggaaggatcctccccttgCAGCTGTGACCACTGCTGTCCAGGAACTGCTGCGTCTGGCTCAGGCCCACCCAGCCGGACCCCCCACCCTCGACCCTGTCAATGACCTGCAGCTCAAAGATATGTCAGTTGTAGAGGGTGGGCTCCGGGCCCGGAAGCTGGAGGAGCTGATCCAGGGGGCTCAGTGTGTACACAGCCCCCGTTTTCCTGCCCAGGTAGGACCCTGGGTGGTAACTCCCAAGCTGGGAGTAGGGGCTTTTCCTCTGTGGTCCCCTGTAGACTGACCGCCCCCATCTCAGCCCTTGTCTTCAGTGCACCCCTGCTAAGGGGCAAGGAGAAGGCTGACGGGTGGCTCTCTGCAGTACCTGAAGCTGCGGGAGCGAATGCAGATACAGAAGGAGATGGAGCGGCTGCGCTTCCTACTGTCGGATCAGTCACTGCTGCTGCTTCCTGAGTACCATCAGCGAGTAGAGGTGGGTGGGGCAGTGGTTGGGGCAGGGGGGCTAGGGGACAGCAGTGTGTCCAATGCCCACCCTTTTTCTTGCAGGTGCTCCGAACCCTGGGTTACGTGGACGAGGCGGGCACTGTGAAACTGGCAGGGCGGGTGGCTTGTGCCATGAGCAGCCATGAGTTACTCCTCACTGAGCTCATGTTTGACAATGCACTGAGCACCCTGCGGCCTGAGGAGATTGCTGCCTTGCTCTCTGGCCTGGTCTGCCAGAGCCCTGGGGACGCTGGGGATCAGCTCCCAAACACCCTCAAGCAGGTAGGGGACACCACCCCTTTCTCCCTGCCAGGGCTGTGGCATTCCTGACCTTCACCTTCAGGTAGTCCCCCAGGTGACCCCCTCCAGCCCTGTAAGTGCCCCAAGGATGGAAAATGGCTGCCTTCTTGATCTGGTCCTTCCCTGTCCTGGAGCAGGAAGGCAGGCCTTAACCTCTCCTTCTTTCCTGCAGGGAATAGAACGTGTCCGGGCTGTGGCCAAGCGGATTGGTGAGGTCCAGGTGGCTTGTGGCCTGAACCAGACGGTGGAGGAATTTGTGGGGGAGCTGAATTTTGGGCTGGTTGAGGTTGTGTATGAGTGGGCCCGGGGCATGGTGAGTACCTGAGGTTTGGGATTTTGCAGACGGCTGGCTGGGGAGAGTCTGCCCAGGCTGAGCGCATCCAGTCCTCACCCTACTTTCCCCACAGCCCTTCTCCGAGTTGGCAGGGCTCTCAGGGACCCCTGAGGGCCTGGTGGTCCGCTGCATTCAGCGCCTGGCTGAGATGTGTCGCTCACTGCGGGGGGCAGCCCGCCTGGTAGGAGAGCCTGTGCTGGGTGCCAAGATGGAGACAGCGGCTACCTTGCTACGGCGGGACATCGTATTTGCGGCCAGCCTCTACACCCAGTGAATGCCCCATGTAAAAATGTGATGATAAAACAGCAAACCACTGTTGTGTGCTTGAGTTGTTGGGCAGGGATGACTCAGCTAAGAAGACAGCAAGAGAACCTCTTAGAAATATGCTTTTATTATCTGCACACAGAGATATGACTGTCTCCCTCTAAAGCATTACTATTTGGGGGAGGGAGTCTTGGGGGGTGATGGGAGGTCCTGAGTCATAGCTTCCACATACCATATGGGCAGGAAGGCGTAAGGTGCATCTCGGTGTACAGACACGGTGACTGGGCCGCCAGGCTCCCAAGAGAAGAGGTGAACGAGCCTGGGGGGCAGATGGAGGCATCAGTTGAGGGCCAGAGGCTGGATCCTGGGATCCAGAGGGGAGGGACAGAGCTGACTGCCTCACCTGGGGTCATCCTGGACAACGGTGCTCTGGGCAAAGCTAAGGAAGGCGGCACAGAAGTTCATGCACACAGAGGGATTCCAGCCGTCACGGTCATTCTGGAGcaggcagaggaggaggcagaagatgggcagtgggggtggtgggaggagaGAAGGCAGGCTGTTGCCCTGGATGCTAGACCTGTGGTCTTGGTGTTTGGGGATACCGGTGGGAGCTGCAACATCGTTCCCTTACCCTGACATATTCAAACATCTTCATGGTAGGAAAGGTCTTGAGGGAAGAGACAAAACCGTCTGGGTTACGGAAGCCAGCAACAACATTCGGGACCCCTGGGAGGAATGACTGAGCCCACCATTTCAGGAGCTTGTGTCTGTCAGGAAAAGCAAGGGATCAGTGGGACCCCTCGTCCACCCTCCATTCTGCCTTCACCCTCCTCCCCAAGTCCCTTTCCCAGCCTTCAAGCCTAAGCTCTCGCCCTGCCCACCCCGATCCTGAACCTGTAGAAACTCCTCCATTGGCCAGGGCTGTGCATCTCCTTGGAGGTCTTGAGCTCCACATAGCAGGTCGGGGGCTGTGTGGATGGGGCCTGGGGGTCTGTGCAGTCTACCTCCCCTGAGAAGAGCAGAGGGTGGCTTCCCAGGCGGCTGCGTAGCACAGAGCAGAAGGCCACGTTGGTGTTAACCTCCCCAGAGGGGTCTGGGGAGCTTCCAGGTTTGTCTGCACAaggagagaagcagcagcaggcgTGGGGGGCTCTCAATctctgggaaggggaggggggctATGAAGCAGGGGCAACTCACCTGCACACATGTACTGCTCAAATTTGTATCCCATGTACATAAGCTCCCGGAGGAGCGGTGGCCGAGCAAGCCTCTGGGCCCGAGCGTTCGGTGTCTCCACTTCACTCAGGTATAGTGTTCCCTGGAACCGGGAGGCTGCCAGCTGCCAGCCCTCCTGCCGCTCATACGGTGTCGTCAGCAGTTTTGTCAGGTGCCCCCGCCACGTCACTATGGCCTCTGCCAGCCAGCCTGGACCCCTGAGAGGCAGGAGTTACAGGCTGAAGGTCTGACACAAGCATTAGTGAGATGCTCCCCTCGAAGAATAGTCTTGTTTCTTCTAAGGACTGATTCTCACCCCGGCTTTGGCTCTCCTAATTTTAGAGGGTAGGTACGGGTCTCCAGATATACTGCCTACCACGCTTTGCTCACCCCTCCAACCGGCCTCGGTGTTCCAGGAGCCAGCACAGCAGGTGGTCCAGCCTTTCTTGGACCTCCTCGTCCCGGGGCTGGTATCGATCCGGGTATCCGTCTCTGAGGTCAAAGTTGGGGCCTGGACCGTTAGTGGGGGGTGGGCTATAGTAGCGCAGGGCTCGGGCATCTCCATGGTACTGGCGTTGAGCATCCAGGGAGAAGCAGCCCAGTTCCGAAGGGCGCCGGTAGAAAGGAAAGGGCCCAGAGTAGAGGGCGGGGTCTGTGGGCAGAGAAGGTGCTGGACGAGGTAGTTTGTTCCGAGGCTCAGCTACCTCTGTCTTCTCAGCTCCTCTCTTGGTCCCCCTGGCATCCATGAGGTCCTAAGACAAGCAGGGGTACAgagtttccattttacagaggaggccTGGAGAAGGATGACTGGTTTAGGACTAAGCGAGCTGCCTGATCGCCAGGCTCTGGCCTTGAAACATTCAGGCCCCTCAGACGCCACCGCGGCCAAGCTCTCATCCTGCCTCTTTCCTTGCCCTTCACCCACCCTCCCTCCAGGTCCTCCAAATGCAGTGAGGTTAGGAAGGACGTCTGCGCTCAGATCAAGACTCCAGTTACCTCAAAGCTCCCCAACTTCCACCTCCGCAGAGCTATTACGTCATGGCAGGCACGCCAGAGACCGAAGGATGCAAAAGTGGTTTTCTGCTTTCGATGATGCAATCATTCAGCGACAGTGGCGGGCAAACCCCTCCCGGGGCGGGGGAGGTGTGAGCTTCACGAAGGAGGTTGACACCAACGTGGCCACCGGCGCTCCTCCACGCCGCCAACGAGTCCCCGGGCGTGCGTGCCCTTGGAGGGAGCCAATCCGCGGCCGGCGTGGGGCCCGGCCTGGCGGAGGTGATGCTGGTATCTGCGTCGCCACCGCCCCTCCCAGCACTGACGGGCCTGAGGGATGACAAGTTGACGCCCCTTTCGTCATCACCTGGTCTAGGAGGGACGCCCGGGGAGACCGTACGTCACTGCTCTGCGCCGGAAGACCCTATTTTCAGGTTCTCTTCCCTCCATTCCTACCCCTTCCCCGGTACCATAAAATCCTGGGATATGAGCCGGAAGAGGCATCACCTGATCCCGGAGACCTTTGGAGTTAAGAGGCGGCGGAAGCGAGGGCCTGTGGAGTCGGATCCTCTTCGGGGTGAGCCAGGTAACCATGGCAACCCCGGGGGTGGGGCCTCGCTTCCGATAGCCGAGAGTTTTGTTAGAACCGCGTCCCCGCCCCAGTTCCCTGTCCGTGAGCCGATTTATCTGCCCAGGGTCGGCGCGCGCGGCTGTCTCAGAACTCATGCAGCTGTTCCCGCGAGGCCTGTTTGAGGACGCGCTGCCGCCCATCGTGCTGAGGAGCCAGGTGTACAGCCTTGTGCCTGACAGGACCGTGGCCGACCGGCAGCTGGTGAGGGGCGTCGGTGCGACCGCCGGAAGCCCCTTTCCTAACTCCTGGAATTCCCTGTCACTCAGTCACTCCGCCAGCCGTTCAGCAAGCATTAGGCCTTTCAGGCGagggcactgtgccaggcactggggtgcCACAGAGACCCTGTTAAAAGGCCCGCAGGTAGTACAGGGCATTTCAAATCATGGAGGTAGAAGAACGAGGCTTTTGGGGAAACCGAGTCATGGGGCATGGTTCGAACATACAGCACTGGAAGTGCAGTCAGACGTCAGATCATGACAGGCCTTGTACATCAGTGTTGTTTCCATCTTACACTGAGGCGATGGGCTGGTAGAGAATATCATAGAGAGAGGGAATGGTGTATTGGAGATAGTGGATGAGGCAGGGAGGTCAGCTAAGAAGATACTGCATCTGAGAAGTGGTGAAGGCCTAAATTAGGTCAGTGCagtagggagggagaggagagtgaggaagagggaggagtcCAGGACAACTCAGACTTTCCAGATGACTGCGTGGCTGGTGGTATTAGGAGCACATTTAGTTGTTGGACTACAGATAATGTGTTTAATTTTATACAAGTTGAGTTGATGGTGCATGTGGAGCATCCAAAGACAAAGGTATTAGACAGTTGGATATGAGAGTTGGAGAGAATTCTGGGCCAGTGATAATAGAATTACAAGTCATGGAGGTGTGAATAGCAAGTGGTTAATTCTGTGATGTGGTGAGATCCAGTAGGAAGAGTGGGTAGAGGAGTGATTTCTAACCTTTTTGTAATCTTTAGAAGGTGATAAAAGCTATGGCTATCTCTCTCCAGAAAAATGCACGTTTGCCACATATACATAGGGTGTATGTACAGTTAGGGGGGAAATATTTTACTAATCCTGCGAGGTCCGTGGTTAAGGACTCCAGGTTTAGAGTGGAAGTTAATAGGGTCAAATCCACAATGCTGGGAAACACCATCATTTAAGGCAGTGTTACTGAATATATGAGCTGAGTTATTATGCCTGTGTCAAAATTACATGGGCtgcttgttaaaaaaaatacaggttcCTGGGACTCATCCAAGGTTAATGAATTACGCTCTCTTGGGGCGGGATTTGGGACTCTACATTTTTGAACTGCCTCAAGTGCTTTTTAAGTGTGCCTTAAAATTTGAGATCCACTGACATAAAGGGAAAGCAGAAGAAGAGGAATCtgtgacagaggcagagagggacTTGCCTGAGTTAAGAGGAACCCagaggccggcgcggtggctcacacctataatcccagcactttgggaggccgaggtgggtggatctcttgagctcatgagtttgataccagcatgggcaacatgacataaccccatctctacaaaaaatacaaaaattagccaggcgtggtggtacgcgcctatagagctactggggaggctgaggtgggaggattgcttgagctggggaggcggaggttgcagtgagctgagatagcaccgctgcaccccaccctgggtgatagagctagactttgtctcaaaaaaaaaaaaaaaaaaagtaacccagGAAGAGGCCTACTGTGAAAGTAAAGAGATTTTTGAGAAAGTGAAGTAGTTGGCAGTATTAGAACCTGTGATTCAAGACAGTGGTCTAAGAAGAGGGAAAaggtaaagtaaaatataaactgaaatctaggctgagtgtggtggctcatgcctgtaatcccaccactttgggagactgaggcaggagtatagCTTGaaaccaaaagtttgagaccagcctgggcaacaaagtgagatcccatctttactaaataactgagaccccatctctactaaataaataaattaaaacacaaaaattcttagctgggcatggtggtgtgcacctattgTTCTAGCtgtttgggaagttgaggcagaaggattgcttgagcccaggaatttgaggctgcagtgagctatgattgcacgactgcactccagcctgggtgacagagggagaccctgtctctaaaaaaatgaaaacaacaaccaaaaaacccaGAACTGAAATCTGTCCATTGGATTTAGCAGGTAGAAGGTTAATAGTGATCTttcaagaaaagaggaaagaaaaggaaggcagtCTAGCGCTCACTTGAGGTGAGCTAGTCTCCCTGACTAGGTCTCC
This DNA window, taken from Pan paniscus chromosome 5, NHGRI_mPanPan1-v2.0_pri, whole genome shotgun sequence, encodes the following:
- the DXO gene encoding decapping and exoribonuclease protein — encoded protein: MDARGTKRGAEKTEVAEPRNKLPRPAPSLPTDPALYSGPFPFYRRPSELGCFSLDAQRQYHGDARALRYYSPPPTNGPGPNFDLRDGYPDRYQPRDEEVQERLDHLLCWLLEHRGRLEGGPGWLAEAIVTWRGHLTKLLTTPYERQEGWQLAASRFQGTLYLSEVETPNARAQRLARPPLLRELMYMGYKFEQYMCADKPGSSPDPSGEVNTNVAFCSVLRSRLGSHPLLFSGEVDCTDPQAPSTQPPTCYVELKTSKEMHSPGQWRSFYRHKLLKWWAQSFLPGVPNVVAGFRNPDGFVSSLKTFPTMKMFEYVRNDRDGWNPSVCMNFCAAFLSFAQSTVVQDDPRLVHLFSWEPGGPVTVSVHRDAPYAFLPIWYVEAMTQDLPSPPKTPSPK
- the STK19 gene encoding inactive serine/threonine-protein kinase 19, giving the protein MQKWFSAFDDAIIQRQWRANPSRGGGGVSFTKEVDTNVATGAPPRRQRVPGRACPWREPIRGRRGARPGGGDAGGTPGETVRHCSAPEDPIFRFSSLHSYPFPGTIKSWDMSRKRHHLIPETFGVKRRRKRGPVESDPLRGEPGSARAAVSELMQLFPRGLFEDALPPIVLRSQVYSLVPDRTVADRQLKELQEQGEIRIVQLGFDLDAHGIIFTEDYRTRVLKACDGRPYAGAVQKFLASVLPACGDLSFQQDQMTQTFGFRDSEITHLVNAGVLTVRDAGSWWLAVPGAGRFIKYFVKGRQAVLGMVRKAKYRELLLSELLGRRAPVVVRLGLTYHVHDLIGAQLVDCISTTSGTLLRLPET